A window of the Polaribacter sp. HaHaR_3_91 genome harbors these coding sequences:
- a CDS encoding DEAD/DEAH box helicase yields the protein MSKTFSSLGIHKELEARLAKLEITVPTAVQEKTIPFILHKKKDMVVLAKTGTGKTAAFGLPLLQKIKADETHIQVLILAPTRELGHQIYDNLLSFSSDEQKEKIVSICGGIPIKPQIEAIKKNPSIVIATPGRLVDLMKREAINIKKINYFVLDEADEMVSALKEEVDAIIKEIPNVRRTLLFTATMPGTIKQLIQNYMSKHVEHIETDMDSVGHKGIDHQYVVVEPIEKLNVLMHFLSTKEGERGIIFCKTKAAVNKLAKNLAINKFSSGALHGSLTQGIRDRVMGQFREGTIDILVATDLAARGIDVKEISYVVNYHLPDRYDTYVHRSGRTARAGATGLSLSVIQPEELEEIPEFEEDLGLTFKEYIKADAQSIEDNNTILWAKKVFKTKPNRAISEDLKAEIKTIFHHLTKEELVDKVLANYLAQTASAKTKTAVIKKKKKK from the coding sequence ATGTCAAAAACCTTTTCATCTTTAGGAATTCATAAAGAACTAGAAGCACGTTTAGCAAAATTAGAAATTACAGTTCCTACTGCAGTTCAAGAAAAAACCATTCCGTTTATCTTACATAAAAAGAAAGATATGGTGGTTTTGGCAAAAACAGGAACAGGAAAAACAGCTGCTTTTGGTTTGCCTTTATTACAAAAAATTAAAGCTGATGAAACACATATTCAAGTTTTAATTTTAGCACCTACAAGAGAATTAGGTCATCAGATATATGACAATTTACTTTCTTTTTCTTCCGATGAACAAAAGGAAAAAATAGTCTCTATTTGCGGAGGAATCCCAATAAAACCACAAATTGAAGCCATTAAAAAGAACCCAAGTATTGTAATTGCAACTCCGGGTAGATTGGTAGATTTAATGAAACGTGAAGCAATCAACATTAAAAAAATCAACTATTTTGTTTTAGATGAAGCTGATGAAATGGTAAGCGCTTTAAAGGAAGAAGTAGATGCTATTATAAAAGAAATTCCGAATGTTAGAAGAACGTTGTTGTTTACAGCAACGATGCCTGGAACTATCAAGCAATTGATACAAAACTATATGTCTAAACACGTAGAACATATAGAAACTGATATGGATTCTGTTGGGCATAAAGGAATCGATCATCAATATGTGGTGGTAGAACCAATTGAAAAATTGAATGTTTTAATGCATTTTTTATCGACTAAAGAAGGAGAACGCGGAATTATTTTCTGTAAAACAAAAGCAGCCGTTAATAAATTAGCTAAAAACTTAGCCATAAATAAATTTTCATCTGGTGCTTTACACGGTAGTTTAACCCAAGGGATTCGTGATCGTGTAATGGGACAATTTAGAGAAGGAACTATCGATATTTTAGTAGCTACAGATTTAGCAGCTCGTGGTATTGACGTTAAAGAAATATCTTACGTAGTAAATTACCATTTACCAGACAGGTATGATACGTATGTACACAGAAGTGGACGTACAGCTAGGGCAGGAGCAACCGGACTTTCTTTAAGTGTGATACAACCAGAAGAATTAGAAGAAATTCCTGAATTTGAAGAAGATTTAGGTTTGACTTTTAAAGAATATATAAAAGCAGATGCACAAAGTATAGAAGACAATAATACAATTCTGTGGGCTAAAAAAGTGTTTAAAACAAAACCAAATCGTGCTATTTCAGAAGATTTAAAAGCAGAGATTAAAACAATTTTTCATCATTTAACCAAAGAAGAATTGGTAGATAAAGTTTTGGCTAATTATTTAGCACAAACAGCAAGTGCAAAAACAAAAACAGCAGTAATTAAAAAGAAGAAAAAGAAATAA